In Gymnogyps californianus isolate 813 chromosome 29, ASM1813914v2, whole genome shotgun sequence, the following are encoded in one genomic region:
- the GATAD2B gene encoding transcriptional repressor p66-beta: MDRMTEDALRLNLLKRSLDQADDRDDVLAKRLKMEGHEAMERLKMLALLKRKDLSGIEVPHELPVKQDGVKVYEEKLNGSLRPHGDGRTAGRPGKENINDEPVDMSARRSDQDRGRLTPSPDIIVLSDNEASSPRSSSRMEERLKAANLEMFKGKSIEERQQLIKQLRDELRLEEARLVLLKKLRQSQLQKENVVQKTPVVQNAASIVQPSPAHVGQQGLSKLPSRPGAQGVEPQNLRTLQGHSVIRSATNTTLPHMLMSQRVIAPNPAQLQGQRVPPKPGLIRTTTPSMNPAINYQPQSSSSVPCQRTSSSAIYMNLASHIQPGTVNRVSSPLPSPSALNDAANSQAAAKLALRKQLEKTLLEIPPPKPPAPLLHFLPSAANSEFIYMVGLEEVVQSVIDSQGKSCASLLRVEPFVCAQCRTDFTPHWKQEKNGKILCEQCMTSNQKKALKAEHTNRLKNAFVKALQQEQEIEQRLQQQAALSPTAAPAVSSVSKQENIMRHHTLRQAPQPQSTLQRGIPTSARSMLSNFAQAPQLSVAGGLLGMPGVNIAYLNAGIGGHKASSLADRQREYLLDMIPPRSISQSISGQK, from the exons ATGGACAGAATGACGGAAGATGCTCTGCGCCTGAACCTCTTGAAACGGAGCTTGGACCAAGCAGATGATCGGGATGATGTCCTGGCAAAGAGATTGAAAATGGAAGGACATGAGGCGATGGAGCGCCTGAAGATGCTGGCactgctgaagaggaaagacctCTCGGGCATTGAGGTGCCCCACGAGCTCCCGGTGAAACAGGATGGTGTGAAAGtctatgaagaaaagctgaatggGAGCCTTAGGCCCCATGGGGATGGCAGGACTGCAGGGAGGCCagggaaggaaaacattaaCGATGAGCCGGTGGATATGAGCGCAAGGAGAAG TGACCAGGACAGGGGACGATTAACCCCTTCGCCAGATATAATTGTCCTCTCTGATAATGAGGCATCCAGTCCCCGTTCCAGCTCTCGTATGGAAGAAAGACTTAAGGCAGCAAATCTTGAAATGTTTAAG GGTAAAAGCATAGAGGAGCGACAGCAGCTGATCAAGCAGCTTCGGGATGAGCTACGGCTGGAGGAGGCCAGGCTTGTGTTGCtgaagaaactgaggcaaagtCAGCTGCAAAAGGAGAACGTGGTACAGAAG ACTCCAGTTGTCCAGAATGCGGCGTCTATTGTCCAGCCATCTCCTGCTCACGTGGGACAGCAGGGACTGTCCAAGCTTCCCTCCAGGCCTGGAGCTCAGGGGGTTGAGCCTCAGAACTTAAGGACATTACAG GGTCACAGTGTCATTAGGTCTGCCACAAATACGACTCTGCCCCATATGCTTATGTCACAGCGTGTGATTGCTCCGAACCCTGCCCAGTTACAAGGGCAGCGGGTTCCTCCTAAACCTGGCCTCATCCGCACTACAACTCCAAGCATGAATCCAGCCATCAACTACCAACCG caaTCAAGTTCTTCTGTTCCTTGCCAGCGTACGTCGTCTTCAGCCATCTATATGAACCTTGCCTCTCACATCCAGCCTGGCACTGTGAACAGGGTGTCGTCtccgctccccagccccagtgcTCTGAACGACGCCGCCAACTCCCAGGCGGCTGCCAAGCTTGCCCTCCGCAAGCAGCTGGAAAAGACGCTGCTGGAGATCCCACCCCCGAAGCCGCCCGCTCCCCTGCTGCATTTCTTGCCCAGCGCAGCCAACAGCGAGTTCATCTACatggtggggctggaggaggtggtgcAGAGCGTTATCGACAGTCAAG GGAAAAGCTGCGCGTCCCTCCTGCGTGTGGAGCCCTTTGTCTGTGCCCAGTGCCGCACTGACTTCACCCCTCActggaagcaggagaaaaacGGGAAGATCCTGTGCGAGCAGTGCATGACTTCTAATCAGAAGAAGGCGCTGAAGGCAGAGCACACCAACCGACTGAAGAACGCCTTCGTGAAAGctttgcagcaggagcag GAGATCGAGCAGAGGctacagcagcaggcagccttgTCCCCCACCGCAGCTCCTGCCGTCTCCAGTGTCAGCAAACAGGAGAACATCATGCGGCACCACACGCTCCGGCAG gcTCCGCAGCCCCAGAGCACTTTGCAGCGTGGCATCCCCACCTCTGCCCGCTCCATGCTTTCCAACTTTGCGCAGGCACCCCAGTTGTCCGTGGCGGGCGGTCTCCTCGGCATGCCAG gTGTTAACATCGCTTACCTGAATGCTGGGATCGGAGGCCACAAAGCGTCGAGTTTGGCGGACCGGCAGCGGGAATACCTTTTGGATATGATCCCACCCCGCTCTATATCGCAGTCCATCAGCGGACAGAAATAA